acggcaaagccttcactgttctcaatccaaggtcgtttgtaggaattttttcggattatggctgctaaaacaccGAAAATCCGTATcacttacagacagtgacgttttAAACTTACCTAGAGGGGAGAGAAAACAGAAAtgcgaaaagaaaaatcgaaagTTACGTACTCAGTGGCTTTgataatggcatttctcgcggcaactggaaaatttgccacaggccgattttggccgtgtacctgaaagatttcttttgtcggtaaggaccaattCAATAACTAAGAATTTTATGTATTGATAACTAGGCTCATAGTTTGGTTTTGTAGTGATTCAACACATGTTTTCATCGTGAGTGCGCCAACACACTTTACGATCTTTATTCGGGGATTTTCGAtccctttattttgatttattaatagagtcgacttttcttgacagtaaaagggctattgtgtttatatgataaacaaaataatacatggttgaTTGTAGATggggaatttctcttctcgtgttaAACGCGATATCTCACGAGTGAGTGCGCGATGTATTATTCTTTGTTTACATCACTATGCCGCTAGTTTAAATTCTGTTGACGGCCACTGATTAGCCCCCCCACCGCAAGTTCTGCGCAACATAGCGACAAATTTAACTTTTGTTAATGTATAGGCTCTCCAAAATGTTGATGGTGAAGTTCCTTAACCTATCTTTACTGACATTTCGACAGCTTCCGCAAGTCCACCAGAAAATGTAACAGCGTACAACACAAGTTCGACATCGTTAGAGATCACATGGAGTACTGTTCCAAAGGACCTTGAAAATGGGAGTATACTCGGCTACAGAATTTACCTCAGGAAAATAGATGAAATCGAGACCATCACAGTTAATATGTGTTCAGAGATGTCTAGTTTTTCTTTGAACAATTTGGCAGTATTTACAAACTATTGCATTCAAATGTCTGCGTTTACCATGAGTAGTATTGGAAACAGGAGTGACTGCTTTTTTTGTTCCACTGATGAAGAGGGTTAGTAAGTAAGTTATAGTGGTTATACGTACGTTAGCTACTAGTTACATTATTAAAGATAATATTACAAATAATGGTTTAAGTGTTTTAGTGACTCTTGAATCAATTTCCTGGTCATAAGCAGCATTCCAGGTCTGTATCTACCGATTGTGTATAGAGTTAATTCTGGGATAAAGAAGCAAATGAACAGAATACAAAAGAATACGATCTACACACCAAGCTAAATGGCGAAGAAAGATGTAATAGGATGACCGAGCGATCAAACGAACGAACAAAAAGAAAAGGGTAAAAATCGACCAGGAAATTAGAGAAACCCGAAAATATTTGCATGAGACTCTGAACAGTCAGGTAGTGAGTAGGAATGCCGTAAGGATCACGTAGATAATATCAGTCATGGATGCtaaacttattttaatttttttttattatttagccCCAGGTCATCCTCCGGCCGACCTATCAGTGTTCAACACCAGTTCAACCTCCATCAAAGTTGAATGGAGTCCAGTCCCAGCAGAATTTCGTCGAGGAATTATCCTTGGGTACCGTGTTTTTTTGACCAGGTCCGCACAAAACGGCCGTGGAAGACGAAAACGTGACTTGTCACCGAACGGAAACGTAACCTGCAGCGAGACGACAAACCTTACCACAGAATTTCAAGGTCTTGAAATGTATTCCAATTATTGTGTAGAGGCTGTCGCTTACAATCGGGTTGGAGAAAGTGGAAGGACAAACGTAACATGTACATTAACAGACGAAGCAGgtattttaaaatacatttttatcCCTTTGAAACACCTCATCGCAGGCCTGGAAGTGAAGCGAATTTGCAATCGTATTAAATTTtggcagttttctttttaagtaCAAAATGTTAAATGGAGGAAacaaagggggggagggggcggggaGAGGTCCTGAACATATTTCACACACGAATTTTTTAGAAAACTTCACGTGTCGGTTTCTCATTTGGACCTCAATCACGTGTCTCTTACATACCCTTTTCCCCCCTCCACGTGGAGTTATCaaatttgattgattgaatgaTTAATTTTTAGTCCCCAGTCAAGCGCCCAGAAACCTAATTGGCCACAACACCAGCTCGACAAGTCTGGTTATTGGTTGGAGTTCAATTGAAGCAAAATTTATTCACGGAATACTCTTGGGTTACAAGATATTTTATCGAAGATCAATTGAGCCTGATACTGCTTCTCAAACTTTAAGCGTTAACGCAGAATCATTAAGGAAAGGAATCAATGGATTGCTAAAATATAAGGAGTACTGCACAAAAATAGCAGGCTTTACCAGAAAAGGAGATGGAAAATTCACAGACTGTTTGAACATTACCACAGCTCAGGACAGTAAGTGAAATGCAGTTAGACTAACGTcagattttaatttaaaccaATAACGAAATAAAAAGGTTCAAAGCTTGATGAATAAACCAAAAGGAGCTTTGAGTGGAAACAAGGGACGAGCGTAAAGGGTGGAGAAACCGTGCTCTATACAACGCATGACTTGTTTGTGCTCTTGCCTCTGATTGGTGTAGATGTGGCCAGGTTATCAAAGCAACGCACAAGgaagtaaaaataaacaaagaaggaGACTAGAACTTGGCGTGATAGCGGATCTTGTTTGATAAATTTACCAGCTTTATTTAGGCCGCTTTATGTGATTCTGATTATATTAATCATTTAGAGCCAAGCTCTGCACCTCCCTCTGTTGTTGCGTCATCGTATGAAAGTCCGCACAGAATAACATTGTCGTGGGAAGCTTTACCTCAAGGTGAGATCAACGGAAGAATGACTGGCTACCAAGTGGAATATCAAATGATTGGTCAAGGAGGAGAACCTGTACTTATTTCGAAGACGTTTTCAGAGTTGGTACTACCGAACATGAAGTCTTTTGTACTAAACAACCAGTCAGTTTTTACCTCATTCAAGTTTAGGATTGCAGCCGTGACAGAAGCTGGTATAGGAGTTTTTAGTGAAGAAGTTATCGGAGGTATGTATATAATTTCCTGTTGGGCTTGAAGTGTTTCTTGTAAGATTTTTAGCTCGAATAAAagacaagaccaaacaacaacatctacagcaaaacaaaatgacTTTGCATTTCGCAAATTATGAGCGATATTCTGAGAAGCAAGAGGAGGAAAGAGTCAATAATGAATTTGGCAATTGCAATCTGTTGCAGAAACTTGTCGTTGCGAAAAAGGATTCTCAACAGCGTTGAAACCGACTGCCCTCGATGAAAATGGAGTGCTTCGTGAAATAATCACCGATGTTATCGAACAATCTTGTGGCCAATGTCAGGATTACGGCAAAACGCAACTTAGGATTGTAGGTGAAAATAACCTAGAATCAGAAGTGAGCTTCCCCGTCACGGCGAGTTCAGTACGAGTCAGTGAGTTCAGCAAATACATAGCTGTAATTCAAGTGCCAGGGATGTTGGTTATCAAACGACGAAATGATAACCCTGGGATGTACCAGAAAGTTTTAAAGTCGTCAGTCTTCGATAACTGGCCAATATTTGTTTTCGCTCTCCTGACTATGATACTTGCTGGGATGATCATTTGGATTCTTGTAAGTTTTGTCAGTTGCCTTGAGacattttgaattcttttcGAGTATATAGTTTTATTTATGAAACGCTGGGGATTTTGGTACATTGAAGAAGGAAGGCAGATATAATCGACGTTTGTTAGAGCATTTAAATCCCGGGAGCACTACTTTCAATTTGCTCAGTACCTCACACCCAGTCTTGCTCCAAGAACTCTTCCAAAGTTAGCTTAAGAGTCTCGATCCAATTCAACCAAAGTTATTTAATGTAAACCCAACAAAAAGAGCAGAAAAAGCGAGGGCGTGGTTGGGGAAGGGGGGTGACCTGGGCTGCCCGTTACGCCCCCCTCCCTTTTAAGACTTATTTTTAGTTAAACACGGTATGTTGGTCTACGTGAAAATCTGAtgagtaccctctgtttgacattgtgtgacccccccccccctattGAAAAGTCTTGGCTGCGCTCCAGTAGAGTGCATGTAGTTGAAGGTATTATAGGAAtattttcattgatattttatCAAACAACACCCAGATTGAATACTTTCCCCCACCTTAATAGACACAGTATTGTTTTGGGGTATTTGCTATGTCTTAAATCTATATTCTTAGGACTTTAGTGAGAAAGGAGACTCCTTTCCGCGCTCGTTTATCAAAGGAGTAGCAGAAGGATTCTGGTGGTCCTTTATAACCATGACGACAGTTGGGTATGTCATCATAGATACCAGTTGTAATTACTATTTTGCAAGCAGTGTGTGGGACATCTTCTCCTATTAACCCACTTGTCTTCCTCTCCTTTGAGTAGGACAGTGTTCCCAGTAGCTTTAGATGTTTATATTAAGAGCTAGTATGTAGAAAGATAAGTTCTCATCGTTGTATATacaattaattttcaaactggtacTTTATTCTTATGAAAGCTTGTTCCTTTTTCAGTTACGGAGACCGCTTCCCAAAAGGTGTTTTGGCAAAGGCATTTGCTATTCTGTGGTTTCTGGTTGGACTTATTATCTTCACATTTTTTGGCTCTGCGGTAACGGCACTGATGACAGTTACTGTAATCACAGGGGGCCCGACTTTAacgcaaacaaaaacaaaggtaacaataaattgaaaattcatataATTATAGCTTCTCGATTTTAGtaggaaacaagaaaaactatTGCATAACTTATTGTGTTGAAAGTCCGCTCCACATCTTTGCTATTCTTTTATTTGCCAGATTTATTATAAATAGTTGTGCAGTTTGAGCCAAACAGGGGAAATAATCAATGGTGTTCTTTCTGGGCGAGTGTAAGCACACGGAATCATTTtcctcaaaaataaatttaggtTTCAAACACTATACACTATACTAAACGAAACTGGAAATGTCCACTATGTATTAACAGCAGCACATACGCATAAGCAATATGTCTAAACTAGAATCTCCTATGTCATAAAAAGCATGATGCAAAATTCATATAAATGTCTATTCGCTGCAACAAAAAGCTGAAAAGCCGATAGAAATGGCAAGCGTTATATTCCTATTTAGGATTGTAGTGTCGCAAAGTCTTTAATTGTAACGGAACAGACTCCAATATACAAGAAGAGTTTTTACACCGAAATTAGTCAGATCCAACGCATCCAAAACGTCCTTCGGCTTAGCAGCCAAGCCTGCAATATGCGTGGATACCCGGATATAACATCCCATCCTAACCTATTTAAAGTTCAAAGTCCATTCTAACAACGCAACTTAACATAGAAGAACTAAAACAATGTTCTAGTCATAAACAAAGTCAGGATCTCTCTTTGGCTTTGGTGTTCGAGTTGAACGTCTCAATTCCATTGCTGAGTCGGGAGGACCACTATCTGCGGGATTCCTATCATCCGAGACTGTAGATCCGAGTTGATCCAAAGGAGGCATCGCTGCCCCAGCGAACTCTTCCGACTCCAAGCAGCcgttgtcattgtcatcattaacTGGTAGCTCCGTGCGTGGAACTCTACTAAGAAACTTCACATTACGAGTGAGATGTTGTCCAGTCTCAGCATTGACAAGTTCAAAAGTATCTGGTCCTTTGCTACGAACAATGACATACTTCTGATGACCAAACGTGGGAATCAATTTTCCAGATTTTGTATTTGCTACAAATACAATATCCCCAGGTACTAGGTTATGTTGTTGTGCATGTCGCTTGGCATCAGTATACTCACATAACTTCCTCTGGTATTCCTTGTACCTCTCTTCAGGGTTGTTCTGATCCATTTCTGGTACTGTTGGCAACTTTGTTGTTATCTCTCTGTTGAGAAACAGTTTAGCCGGGGTCATGTTAGTCCCGGCATGTGGAGTGGATCTGTAAACTTGCAGGATTGTGGGCAGAACCTCTGTCCAGGATAGACCATCTAACTCTGCTGCTCTGATACTGTGCTTTAGGTACCTATGAAATCTTTCGACCTGCCCATTTGCTTGTGGAAAATAGGGTGATACTCTTCTGTGCTGTATTCCATTTGCCTTCATGAAGTCTTGGAATTCCTCAGCTACGAACTGACGTCCATTGTCCGTGATCAGAACTTTTGGATTTCCAAATCGTGCAAATATATCTGCAAGTGCAGTGACTATACTCTCACTTGTAATACGCTTAAGAACAATAGCCTCGGGCCACTTGCTTCTGTAATCAACAACAGTCATGATGTAGATCTCTCCAGGAAATGGACCCACCAGGTCAAGGGCACACTTCTCCCAGCAGTAATCGGGAAGAGGAGTTGCTGTATTAGGTGTGTCTCGTCGTAGTGGCTGAAGGCGCACACAAGTCTCGCAATTTCGGCAGTAGTCTTCAACATCAGAGTCCATCCCCGGCCAGAACAGAATTCTACGAAGGCGTTGCTTGCAACGCACAATACCTTGATGAGCCTCATGTGCCAAGGTCAATGCCTTTTTTCTCAACTTCTCAGGAACATAAATTCGTCGACCTCGCCACAGTAGGCCCTGTGCAAAGCTCAgttcatctttaaaatgtttccatttattatTTACCAGGTTCTGGGTTCCATCAAGTACCTTCACCACCTCTAGTAATTCAGGGTCAGACTCTCCAgcctcttttatttcatcaattgAGAGCAAAGCATCAGCACTTTTGACAAAGTGTACATGCTcctcaacaaaacttgtttctgtaACAGTAGCGTTCAAAGGTAATCTTGACAGTCCATCTGCAATGTTCTCAGATCCAGGTTCATAAGTGAGTGTGAAGTCATAGTCCTGACATCTCAAAGCAATCCGTTCCAGGCGAATTGAttgagtgtttttattgaatacgCCAAGTAGTGGTTTATGATCAGTCGAGACGACAACGTGGCGACCATAAATGTAAGAATGCATCTTCTGCAATCCGAACAGCACAGCCATTGCCTCTCGTTCGATCTGCGAATATCTCTTCTCTGCAGCAGTTAGACTTCTGGACGCATAAGATATGGGCTGCCAACGGCTGTCAACATTTTGCAGCAAGACACACCCAAGACCGACTGGGCTGGCATCTACTACAAGTTTGGTCTCGGCTTCCAATGAGTAGTGTGCAAGGCATGGTGCTTTAATCAGAAGCTCTTTAACTTCCTCAAAGGCATTGGATTCTGTTGTACTCCATTTCCACACCACACCCTTCTGCGTAAGATATCGTAAGGGGGTGATCACTGTTGCAAGGTTGGAAACAAACTGTGTAAGGTATGTAATGCTTCCCAGAAATGATCTCAGCTCAGCTTGGTTTTGAGGTACTGGTGCATCTGCAATGGCTTTTACCTTGTCAGGGTCAGGCTTAATGCCCTCAGCAGAGATGACGTGTCCTAGAAATTTCAGCTCACACATGCCCAAGGCACACTTGTCTGCATTGAGACGAAGGCCACAGTCTTGAAGTTTAGCCATCACTGCACGAAGATTCTTCCAGTGTTCTTCTGGTGTTGACCCGTACACCACAACATCATCAAAGTAGCTAAGCACACCTGATAAGCCTTCACACACTATGCTCATGACCCTTTGGTACACCTCTGGTGCTGACGCAAGTCCGAAGGGCAGCCTTTTGAACTGATACACTTTGCCTGCGGCTATGAACGATGTAATTTCTCTAGATTCTTCCGCTAGGCGAACCTGCCAATATGCTTTCCTTAGATCCAGAGTCGAAAACATCCGAGCCCCACTCAGTTGCCGTAACAGGTCTTGGATTCTAGGAATTGGAAACCGCTCTCTTATCACTGCTTTATTAGCTTCCCTGAGATCAACGCACactctcaattctccattccccTTGTAGACAATCTGCACAGGTGATATCCACGATGCTCCTGTCGCTTCTTCAATCACATCTTCTTGGATCATTCGCTCtatttcttgtttcaatctATCCTCTAAGGGTGCAGGGACTGGCCTTTGTTTTTGTACCTTGGGAGGGACATctgaattgattttaattttgtactcATAATTCTTAAAGTCTCCGAGCTCTTCCTTGAAGAGATTTTCATACTCCTGATAGATCTTCTCCCTCGCCTTGGTTGGGCTCTCCCCTACTGCATGGATTTTTACAAGGTTGAGGGTGGACAGGGCGCTTCTTCCCAACAGGGGGGGACCTTCCACATCGATCACATACACTGGCTCCATTACTTCCATCTTATTGCATCTCAGTTTAGCATCAAATACTCCTAAACACTTGAGGTCTCCTCCACCAAAAGCTGAGAACTTGACATTGGTTGGGTTAAGAGGAATGTTCAGGTTGTTTCTAAACCACTGTTTCGGGATCAAGGTTTTAGCACAGCCAGTGTCAATCatcatttgaacaagtttacCATTGATTTCAACATCAGTTTCAACACCCAGCCCCTCATTATTAGTAGTATACAAAACATATTCAGGGTTAGACTTATCTGACTGATGCTGGACTGGCTGGACAAACTTtacatcttctttattctctgattCTCTTGATCTGCAATATTTCCAAAAGTGACCAGTCTTCTTACATTTTATGCACTGTGCATTCCTAGCTTTGCACCTTTCGTTATTAGCAAGATGATCCGTTTTTCCACAGCGAAAGCAGGCTTTTTCTTTCGCTTTATTTACTGAAAATCTTACCGCATTAACATCAGATTTTCCAGGAACGTTTTGGGCCCCGTGACCCCCAAGTAGCTGTGTATCCTTCTTTGCAGATTCAATTGCTCTCCCGAGCGTCTGGGCTTTTTCCAGTGTAAGAGTCTCTCCTTGTTGTAGTAGCTTTTCTCGTAGATATCCGTCAGAACACTTCTCTATAACTTGACCAagaatattatcatcatttgctTCCCCGAAGTCGCATGTTAAACTCAGCATACGTAACTCTGCAATGAAGGTATCAAGTGATTCATGTTGAAGTTGAGCACGTTTTCGAAACTTGTGCCTCTCTGCCCACTTGTTTCTCTTCGGCTGAAAATGTGCACTCAACGCTTGTTTAACTTCCTCAAATTTCTTGTTCTCTCCCGGCAAACCTGAGAGCAAACGCTGGACTCCCGTCCCCGCAAGATGTAGAAGAGTAGCTTTTTGAACGTCGTCGCTTTCCTTATCTAATTTCGTAGCAATTCGGTAGTTGTCGAAAGCATCGAGCCAAAACTTCCACTCATCCGCCAAGTTTGTCGCCTCTAAATTAACTGGTGacaacgaaaacctttcaaaactcATCTTGGCCTGTTATCCGATTGTCTTttatcctcgtcgccaatttgTAGTGTCGCAAAGTCTTTAATTGTAACGGAACAGACTCCAATATACAAGAAGAGTTTTTACACCGAAATTAGTCAGATCCAACGCATCCAAAACGTCCTTCGGCTTAGCAGCCAAGCCTGCAATATGCGTGGATACCCGGATATAACAAGGATGTTAAAGAATCCACTTTTAACACTTCAGATTACCAGAATTTCGGCAAGACCTCTTTAATAAGAAAAGGTTTatgttactttgtttttagGTATCAGCTGTTGCTAATTCTACTGAGTTCAACCTCGCAGCCAAAACTCTGAGCGGAAAATGGGAGATCGGTATGTCTTAACTCAACCACAAGCCTTTTATTAGACcctttattttatttgtattcgTACTTATTTGATTAATACTGCGCTTCTTCGTCTTCTGCGTCACTCGTGGCGTAACAGGCTCTTAAACCGAAAATGAACCAAAGAATGATACTTACGTTTAATTATTACTACAGGAAAACCGTATGGCACCATTAAGGATCTTGTTAATGCACTACGATTTGGTAAAACTGACGCCATTTTTGTTGACATGTATTTGCCGACGAAGAGACCAGACTGGTTCAATGGTTCCTGGTATGAGGTGGAACACATTGTTGAAACTGATATGTCTTACGGAATTGTTCTCCGAGGACAAGCTATGAAACTGCACAGAGCTCTGAAAGATTTGATTAGACAGAATAATGTGCAATCCAAATATCTTACTTCTGGGGATGAAACTGCGGTAGGCTTAAAATCAGTTTCTTTTCCCTATATAGAGGAAAGAATCTCGAGCGACTCCTTTGTCATTTTTACTTGTAATACTGTTCTATCTTTCGTTCCTCGAATGGGTACTTTTTCTTCTGAAGATTTGGGTCGCAAGGCcgagagaaaataaattctaaTTTCATATAACCTCACCCAGTTGCGATTTAATCTgttgactcctaagagtgactggcatctagtttcttcttacaatatcatccctgaatcacaaatTAACGTCattagaatgaaggaaatgatcaccaactaaagaagctcttggttgttgAAGACGtcctccctgtcagcaccttagtaaatgtagaGCGACTTGATGAGGATGGTGTGCAAACTTCTGTCTGAAATAAACCTAGAATATATGATACCTCAACTGGAGAGCTAAAATTATTGGGGGAAGTTCACTGGTGGGCCCCCATTCCTGCAGGTTGATGGTTAGAGCTGTATCTCTCTCGTACAGGACAGTTACAATTGTAATGTAGTGTTCATGTGCCTTTGATATATAACAATAGGTCGTCGCACCTGTCCATTCCCATGATACAACGTTCTTTGAAGTCAACAGTCCTTTCTTCATTGTGACAATCCTTGCAATAATTTCCATGTTCAGTTGTGCCG
This is a stretch of genomic DNA from Pocillopora verrucosa isolate sample1 chromosome 12, ASM3666991v2, whole genome shotgun sequence. It encodes these proteins:
- the LOC136276876 gene encoding contactin-3-like; protein product: MWLLIPFFLNLVCILRTNVAQHCDSSCLPASASPPENVTAYNTSSTSLEITWSTVPKDLENGSILGYRIYLRKIDEIETITVNMCSEMSSFSLNNLAVFTNYCIQMSAFTMSSIGNRSDCFFCSTDEEAPGHPPADLSVFNTSSTSIKVEWSPVPAEFRRGIILGYRVFLTRSAQNGRGRRKRDLSPNGNVTCSETTNLTTEFQGLEMYSNYCVEAVAYNRVGESGRTNVTCTLTDEAVPSQAPRNLIGHNTSSTSLVIGWSSIEAKFIHGILLGYKIFYRRSIEPDTASQTLSVNAESLRKGINGLLKYKEYCTKIAGFTRKGDGKFTDCLNITTAQDKPSSAPPSVVASSYESPHRITLSWEALPQGEINGRMTGYQVEYQMIGQGGEPVLISKTFSELVLPNMKSFVLNNQSVFTSFKFRIAAVTEAGIGVFSEEVIGETCRCEKGFSTALKPTALDENGVLREIITDVIEQSCGQCQDYGKTQLRIVGENNLESEVSFPVTASSVRVSEFSKYIAVIQVPGMLVIKRRNDNPGMYQKVLKSSVFDNWPIFVFALLTMILAGMIIWILDFSEKGDSFPRSFIKGVAEGFWWSFITMTTVGYGDRFPKGVLAKAFAILWFLVGLIIFTFFGSAVTALMTVTVITGGPTLTQTKTKVSAVANSTEFNLAAKTLSGKWEIGMS
- the LOC131791564 gene encoding uncharacterized protein, with the protein product MYLPTKRPDWFNGSWYEVEHIVETDMSYGIVLRGQAMKLHRALKDLIRQNNVQSKYLTSGDETAVVAPVHSHDTTFFEVNSPFFIVTILAIISMFSCAVVCGLMYEILRRRRERKRAALSKRKKEALSYELREVVQAFRDSFSARFSAMKRKHKRQLKYLNKIRGGVIQTYL